A region from the Paenarthrobacter aurescens genome encodes:
- a CDS encoding 1,4-dihydroxy-2-naphthoyl-CoA synthase encodes MNNQLPAKVSDVFDPSRWRTVSGFDDFKDMTYHRQVERSTDGTVKDLPTVRIAFNRPEVRNAFRPGTVDELYRAMDHARMTPDVATVLLTGNGPSEKDGGHSFCSGGDQRIRGRDGYRYQVEGAAGDSAEFIDPARAGRLHILEVQRLMRTMPKVVIAVVNGWAAGGGHSLHVVSDLTIASREHGKFKQTDATVGSFDAGYGSALLARQIGQKAAREIFFLAREYSAEDMVRMGAVNEAVDHARLEEVALEYAADIARQSPQAIRMLKFAFNLADDGLAGQQVFAGEATRLAYMTDEAVEGKEAFLQKRDPDWSNFPYYF; translated from the coding sequence GTGAACAACCAACTCCCTGCCAAGGTTTCCGACGTCTTTGACCCCTCACGCTGGCGCACCGTTTCCGGCTTCGACGACTTCAAGGACATGACGTACCACCGGCAGGTTGAGCGTTCAACAGACGGCACAGTCAAGGACCTCCCCACGGTGCGCATCGCCTTCAACCGCCCCGAGGTCCGCAACGCCTTCCGCCCGGGCACGGTGGACGAGCTCTACCGCGCCATGGACCATGCCCGCATGACCCCGGACGTCGCCACGGTGCTGCTCACCGGTAACGGGCCATCGGAAAAAGATGGCGGACACTCGTTCTGCTCAGGCGGAGACCAGCGGATCCGGGGACGCGACGGCTACCGCTACCAAGTAGAAGGTGCTGCTGGGGACTCCGCTGAATTTATCGACCCCGCCCGCGCGGGCCGGCTCCACATTCTGGAAGTCCAGCGGCTCATGCGCACCATGCCCAAGGTGGTCATCGCCGTCGTGAACGGTTGGGCGGCCGGCGGCGGCCACTCGCTGCACGTCGTCAGCGACCTCACCATCGCCTCCCGCGAGCACGGCAAGTTCAAGCAGACGGACGCAACGGTGGGAAGTTTCGACGCCGGATACGGCTCTGCGCTGCTGGCCCGCCAGATCGGCCAAAAAGCCGCGCGGGAGATCTTCTTCCTGGCCCGTGAGTACTCCGCCGAGGACATGGTCCGGATGGGCGCCGTGAATGAGGCCGTGGACCACGCCCGGTTGGAAGAAGTAGCCCTGGAGTACGCCGCGGACATCGCCCGCCAGTCACCGCAGGCAATCCGGATGCTCAAGTTTGCCTTCAACCTTGCCGACGACGGCCTCGCCGGGCAGCAGGTATTCGCCGGCGAAGCCACCCGCCTGGCGTACATGACGGACGAGGCCGTGGAGGGCAAAGAAGCGTTCCTCCAAAAGCGCGACCCCGACTGGTCCAACTTCCCGTACTACTTCTAG
- a CDS encoding AMP-binding protein — translation MNIDPVLKALMAALHGEGPAVEIVVDETGEPQAVPVETGVEEAAVVVRTSGSTGTPKATILTVDALAASSVSTAMALRGEGQWLLALPLQYVAGVQVLVRSLYAGTRPWVVDQSNGFTPEAFTAAAEELTDKIRFTSLVPTQLQRLLDSPAPETLAVLRRFDAILLGGAPASAELLATAHAQGLKLVTTYGSAETCGGCVYDGQPLDGVEVRIGEGELEGRILLGGDTVAAGYLDAARASKAAFFEEDGVRWYVTGDLGELSDDGKLTVLGRADDVIITGGVKASAAYIQSKLEELDGVTAAFVTGVPSREWGQAVAAYVAVTDPSPEGLKGFTTRREEALGVLAPKTVLADKELPMLPNGKPDRMAMIDLLSNLHQGQ, via the coding sequence GTGAACATCGATCCCGTACTCAAAGCCCTGATGGCTGCCCTCCATGGCGAGGGCCCCGCCGTCGAAATCGTGGTGGACGAAACCGGTGAGCCGCAGGCGGTCCCGGTGGAGACCGGCGTCGAGGAGGCAGCCGTGGTGGTCCGCACCTCCGGCTCCACGGGCACGCCCAAGGCAACCATCCTCACCGTTGACGCCCTCGCCGCGTCCTCGGTGTCCACCGCCATGGCACTGCGCGGCGAAGGCCAATGGCTGCTGGCACTCCCGCTGCAGTACGTGGCCGGCGTCCAGGTGCTGGTCCGCTCCCTCTACGCGGGCACACGCCCTTGGGTGGTGGACCAGTCCAACGGCTTCACGCCGGAAGCTTTCACCGCAGCTGCCGAGGAACTCACGGACAAGATCCGCTTCACCTCATTGGTTCCTACGCAGCTGCAACGGCTGTTGGACTCCCCCGCACCGGAAACCCTGGCAGTGCTGCGTCGCTTCGATGCGATTCTGCTGGGCGGCGCTCCCGCTTCTGCTGAACTCCTTGCCACCGCCCACGCCCAGGGTCTGAAGCTGGTGACCACCTACGGCTCCGCCGAGACCTGCGGCGGGTGCGTTTACGACGGCCAGCCGCTGGACGGCGTCGAGGTCCGGATTGGCGAGGGCGAGCTGGAAGGCCGCATCCTGCTGGGCGGAGACACCGTGGCCGCGGGTTACCTGGATGCTGCCCGGGCTTCCAAAGCCGCGTTCTTCGAAGAAGACGGGGTTCGCTGGTACGTCACCGGCGATCTCGGCGAGTTGTCCGACGACGGCAAACTCACCGTGCTGGGACGCGCTGACGACGTCATCATCACCGGCGGCGTCAAAGCCTCCGCCGCGTACATCCAAAGCAAGCTGGAAGAGCTCGACGGCGTCACTGCGGCTTTCGTAACCGGCGTACCGTCCCGCGAGTGGGGCCAGGCCGTGGCGGCCTACGTTGCCGTGACAGATCCTTCGCCCGAAGGCTTGAAGGGTTTCACAACCCGCCGCGAGGAAGCACTGGGTGTCCTGGCGCCCAAGACGGTGTTGGCTGATAAGGAGTTGCCCATGCTCCCCAACGGAAAACCGGACCGCATGGCCATGATTGACCTGCTTTCCAATCTGCATCAGGGACAATAG
- a CDS encoding VOC family protein, whose amino-acid sequence MTLNIQVVVDCKKLHDLADWWAETLEWTVEPQDEAFIRSMIEQGYATEDQTITHNGKLVWAEGCAIVPAEDKDPKTGRRILFQTDPNQKSVKNRVHWDVRLDGRDKDEVRKQLEARGAKHLWTANQGPHEWHTMADPEGNEFCIS is encoded by the coding sequence ATGACGCTGAACATCCAGGTAGTAGTCGATTGCAAGAAGCTCCACGACCTCGCCGATTGGTGGGCTGAAACCCTCGAATGGACGGTGGAACCCCAGGACGAGGCGTTCATCCGGTCCATGATCGAACAGGGGTATGCCACCGAGGACCAGACCATCACCCACAACGGCAAGCTGGTCTGGGCAGAAGGCTGCGCCATTGTGCCGGCCGAGGACAAAGACCCCAAGACCGGCCGGCGGATCCTGTTCCAAACCGATCCGAACCAAAAGTCCGTCAAAAACCGTGTGCATTGGGACGTCCGGCTGGACGGCCGGGACAAGGATGAGGTGCGGAAACAGTTGGAAGCACGCGGCGCCAAACACCTGTGGACCGCAAACCAAGGACCCCACGAGTGGCACACCATGGCCGACCCCGAAGGCAACGAGTTCTGCATCAGCTAG
- a CDS encoding 1,4-dihydroxy-2-naphthoate polyprenyltransferase, with protein sequence MATAAQWIQGARLRTLPAAIAPVLIGSAAAYELQAFRLPNAILAALVALLLQIGVNYANDYSDGIRGTDEDRVGPLRLVGSGAAKPEQVKWAAFALFGAAMICGLILVIITQTWWLILVGIGCVLAAWGYTGGKNPYGYLGLGDVFVFVFFGLVATLGTTYTQAGQVSLAAVVGAIGTGLIACALLMANNVRDIPTDAAAGKRTLAVRLGDRHARESYVLMLAVAILLVIVLAPTKPWMLIVLLLIPACLMPAWLMVNGKKRKSLIPVLKQTGLINLGYSVLFSLGLILSRGF encoded by the coding sequence GTGGCGACAGCTGCACAATGGATTCAAGGAGCCCGGCTCCGCACACTGCCCGCGGCCATCGCGCCGGTCCTCATCGGTTCGGCAGCGGCGTACGAGCTCCAGGCTTTCCGGCTGCCCAATGCCATCCTGGCTGCACTTGTGGCGCTCCTGCTCCAGATCGGCGTGAACTACGCCAACGACTACTCCGATGGCATCCGCGGCACGGACGAGGACCGCGTAGGTCCCCTCCGTTTGGTTGGCTCCGGCGCGGCAAAACCGGAACAGGTCAAATGGGCAGCCTTCGCCTTGTTCGGGGCGGCGATGATTTGCGGCCTGATCCTGGTGATCATCACCCAGACCTGGTGGCTGATCCTGGTGGGCATCGGCTGTGTGCTGGCGGCATGGGGCTACACCGGCGGCAAGAATCCCTACGGTTACCTGGGCCTGGGTGACGTCTTCGTGTTCGTGTTCTTCGGACTGGTGGCCACGCTGGGAACTACCTACACCCAAGCCGGACAGGTCAGCCTCGCAGCGGTGGTTGGTGCGATTGGCACGGGGCTCATCGCGTGCGCATTGCTGATGGCCAACAACGTCCGGGACATCCCCACGGACGCTGCCGCCGGGAAGCGCACCCTGGCGGTGCGGCTTGGAGACCGGCACGCCCGTGAAAGCTACGTGCTGATGCTGGCCGTGGCCATTCTGCTGGTGATCGTCCTGGCGCCCACCAAACCGTGGATGCTCATTGTCCTGCTGCTGATCCCGGCATGCCTCATGCCCGCATGGCTCATGGTGAACGGCAAGAAGCGCAAGAGTCTCATTCCGGTACTCAAGCAGACGGGCCTGATCAACCTCGGC
- a CDS encoding metal ABC transporter substrate-binding protein, giving the protein MPNFPFRRAKDVRRFAAALTAIALALGVSACGGNSPASGDDKPVVLTTFTVLADVAKNVAGDKLRVESITKAGAEIHGYEPTPGDIRKAAQADLILDNGLNLEAWFGQFVEDLDVPHAVVSDGVDVMPIAEDSYQGKPNPHAWMSPKNVQIYANNMAKAFAKLDPSHAAEFEANAKAYNTQLQSVQDEMVSKLSVLSEKQRALVTCEGAFSYLARDAGLKEVYIWAVNAEQQATPQQITRAIEFVKDNQVPAVFCESTVSDAPMQQVVGATEATFGGVLYVDSLSEADGPVPTYLDLIRHDAKVITSALTGGTS; this is encoded by the coding sequence ATGCCTAACTTTCCGTTTCGGCGCGCCAAAGATGTCCGCCGTTTCGCTGCTGCCCTGACCGCAATTGCCCTTGCCCTGGGAGTCTCTGCCTGCGGCGGAAACTCCCCGGCAAGTGGGGATGACAAGCCTGTGGTGCTCACAACGTTCACCGTGCTGGCCGACGTCGCCAAGAACGTTGCCGGGGACAAGCTGCGCGTGGAATCAATCACCAAGGCCGGGGCCGAGATCCACGGTTACGAGCCCACTCCGGGTGATATCCGCAAAGCCGCCCAAGCGGACTTGATCCTGGACAACGGGCTGAACCTCGAGGCGTGGTTCGGGCAGTTCGTCGAAGACCTGGACGTGCCGCACGCAGTTGTCAGTGATGGCGTGGACGTGATGCCAATTGCCGAGGACTCATACCAGGGCAAGCCAAACCCCCACGCGTGGATGTCACCCAAAAACGTTCAGATCTACGCCAACAACATGGCCAAGGCATTCGCCAAGCTGGACCCCTCCCACGCCGCCGAGTTCGAAGCCAATGCCAAGGCCTACAACACCCAGCTTCAAAGCGTCCAGGATGAGATGGTCTCCAAACTATCCGTGCTTTCGGAGAAGCAGCGCGCCCTGGTCACCTGCGAAGGGGCATTTTCCTACCTGGCCCGCGATGCCGGCCTCAAAGAGGTATACATCTGGGCAGTGAACGCGGAGCAGCAGGCCACGCCACAGCAGATCACCCGGGCAATAGAGTTCGTCAAGGACAACCAAGTTCCTGCGGTGTTCTGCGAATCCACGGTGTCCGATGCCCCAATGCAACAGGTAGTGGGGGCCACCGAAGCCACCTTCGGTGGGGTGCTGTACGTCGATTCTCTTTCTGAAGCGGACGGGCCCGTCCCCACCTACCTGGACCTGATACGGCACGATGCCAAAGTCATCACCTCGGCACTGACAGGAGGCACCTCATGA
- a CDS encoding metal ABC transporter permease, whose protein sequence is MEFLLEPLSYDFMVRALATTAIAAVVCAVLSCWLVLIGWSLMGDAVSHAVLPGVVLAYIVGAPFALGALVFALIAVTLIGVVRNTSRVKEDAAIGIVFTSLFALGLVLISVTPSQTDLNHIIFGNLLGVSVPDLIQVVVLGVVAFAILILKRRDLTLYAFDSTHAHAIGLSPRRLGALLLGLLALTSVVALQTVGVVLVVAMLIIPGATAYLLTDRFSRMLVIAPVISVVCSVAGIYLSYYLDTASGAMVVLTQGVVFGVVYLFSPRQGLIGTRLAKARRKRAVAAA, encoded by the coding sequence GTGGAATTCCTGCTCGAACCCCTCAGCTACGACTTCATGGTCCGTGCCCTGGCCACCACTGCCATAGCTGCCGTGGTGTGCGCTGTCCTGAGCTGTTGGCTCGTCCTGATCGGCTGGTCCCTCATGGGCGACGCCGTCTCGCACGCGGTGCTTCCCGGCGTCGTACTCGCCTACATTGTGGGCGCGCCGTTCGCGCTGGGGGCGCTGGTGTTCGCGCTGATCGCAGTGACGTTGATCGGGGTGGTTCGCAACACCAGCCGGGTGAAGGAAGACGCGGCCATAGGGATCGTCTTCACGTCCCTGTTCGCCCTGGGGCTGGTGCTGATATCCGTCACCCCGAGCCAGACCGACCTGAACCACATCATCTTCGGAAACCTTTTGGGCGTCAGTGTTCCGGACCTCATTCAGGTGGTGGTCCTGGGCGTTGTGGCCTTTGCCATCCTGATCCTCAAACGCCGTGACCTCACCCTTTATGCCTTTGACTCAACACACGCCCACGCGATCGGACTCTCCCCGCGCAGGCTCGGCGCCCTGCTCCTGGGCCTGCTGGCCCTGACTTCCGTGGTTGCCCTGCAGACCGTGGGCGTGGTGCTGGTGGTGGCCATGCTGATCATCCCGGGTGCCACCGCCTACCTGCTGACCGATCGTTTTTCCCGGATGCTGGTCATTGCGCCCGTCATTTCAGTGGTGTGCTCCGTAGCGGGTATCTATCTCAGCTACTACCTTGATACGGCCTCGGGAGCCATGGTGGTGCTGACGCAGGGCGTGGTGTTCGGGGTGGTGTACCTGTTCAGCCCGCGGCAGGGATTGATAGGTACG
- a CDS encoding metal ABC transporter ATP-binding protein, with product MSSAAITVENVTVHYGEVLALDSASLSLEHSRICGLVGMNGSGKSTLFKVIMGMVKPDSGRVLIHGEPPVKMRKDAGIGYVPQSEDVDWAFPLSVRDVVMMGRYGHLGFTRRPRKADRDAVEHALERVELSEYADRQIGQLSGGQKKRAFVARGIAQGATMMLLDEPFAGVDKRSEATITRLLRELADSGATILISTHDLHALPQLCDEAVLLMRKVLMHGSPDTVLQPENLAMAFGLDVMNRG from the coding sequence ATGAGCTCAGCTGCGATCACCGTGGAGAACGTCACCGTTCACTATGGTGAAGTCCTGGCACTGGACTCAGCGTCACTGAGCCTGGAACATTCACGGATCTGCGGCCTGGTGGGCATGAATGGCTCCGGCAAGTCCACTCTGTTCAAAGTGATCATGGGCATGGTCAAACCGGACTCGGGCAGGGTGCTCATCCACGGAGAACCCCCGGTGAAGATGCGCAAGGACGCGGGAATCGGATACGTACCCCAGAGCGAAGACGTCGACTGGGCCTTTCCCCTGTCCGTTCGCGATGTGGTGATGATGGGCCGTTACGGGCACCTGGGATTCACGCGCCGGCCCCGCAAAGCGGACCGGGACGCCGTCGAGCATGCTCTGGAAAGGGTAGAGCTGAGCGAGTACGCGGACCGGCAAATCGGCCAGCTGTCCGGAGGGCAGAAAAAGCGGGCGTTCGTTGCCAGGGGCATAGCGCAAGGTGCCACCATGATGCTGCTGGACGAACCTTTCGCGGGCGTGGACAAGCGGTCCGAGGCCACCATCACCAGGCTGCTCCGCGAGCTGGCGGACAGCGGTGCCACCATCCTGATCTCCACGCACGATCTCCACGCCCTGCCCCAGCTCTGCGACGAAGCGGTGTTGCTGATGCGCAAGGTGCTCATGCATGGAAGCCCGGACACCGTGCTCCAGCCGGAGAACCTTGCCATGGCCTTTGGCCTCGACGTGATGAACAGGGGCTAG
- a CDS encoding CPBP family intramembrane glutamic endopeptidase, with amino-acid sequence MGTLSTTASPYKFTALDGLAVAVYLGFTAYFLLAGETLNQLMLQLFANPATASYAVNAIFYAGVGIFAVASAWRVAGRDLKILGTRPWFTLGMVPLAIVVMLIVTALLVAAFGGAQSSENQLGIQGMLQQVPAWLMVPLLVILGPFVEEYLFRHLLIGKLSRYLNIWICCVISVVVFASIHVVGREGLALPALAPYLGMAVVLVAVYVWTGKNLMFSYFVHAAKNLMAVVLIYAVPPELLPS; translated from the coding sequence ATGGGCACTCTTTCCACCACGGCATCTCCGTACAAGTTCACTGCCCTGGACGGCCTCGCCGTTGCCGTCTACCTGGGTTTTACCGCCTACTTCCTGCTGGCCGGCGAGACGCTCAACCAGTTGATGCTGCAGCTGTTCGCCAACCCGGCGACAGCGTCCTATGCCGTCAACGCGATCTTTTATGCCGGCGTCGGAATATTCGCTGTGGCATCAGCGTGGCGCGTAGCCGGACGCGACCTGAAGATCCTGGGAACCCGGCCCTGGTTCACGCTGGGCATGGTTCCACTGGCCATTGTGGTCATGCTGATAGTTACGGCCCTGCTGGTGGCGGCCTTCGGCGGCGCGCAAAGCTCTGAGAACCAGCTGGGCATCCAAGGCATGCTGCAACAGGTACCGGCGTGGTTGATGGTGCCGTTGCTGGTGATCCTTGGTCCGTTCGTGGAGGAGTACCTTTTCCGGCACCTGCTCATTGGCAAGTTGTCGCGGTACCTGAACATCTGGATCTGCTGCGTGATCTCCGTGGTGGTCTTCGCCTCCATCCATGTGGTGGGCCGCGAGGGCCTTGCCCTGCCCGCCCTGGCCCCGTATTTGGGGATGGCCGTGGTGTTGGTGGCCGTCTATGTGTGGACCGGCAAGAACCTGATGTTCTCCTACTTTGTCCACGCCGCAAAGAACCTCATGGCGGTAGTTCTCATCTACGCCGTACCCCCGGAACTCCTGCCCAGCTAA